From Litorilinea aerophila:
ACTACCGTCTACTGACTACCCCCATCTGCGAATGCTTACTTCAGGATCTCGGTGATGACGCCGGCACCGACGGTGCGCCCACCTTCCCGAATGGCAAACCGGCTCCCCGTCTCCAACGCCA
This genomic window contains:
- a CDS encoding EF-Tu C-terminal domain-related protein, translated to ALETGSRFAIREGGRTVGAGVITEILK